One segment of Thermoanaerobaculia bacterium DNA contains the following:
- a CDS encoding FG-GAP repeat protein: MSSRRRVLLSVLTGVISAAIAGAQGLDASRGVPPAAREAISRAIGSDISIFQEAKLGSTANASLGISVAISGDTLVAGAPYAQPAAAYVFVKPASGWADTTTFAAKLTASDGVTDDGFGSSVAILGDTVVVGATQFNIGSKGAAYVFVKPASGWKSTSAFTAKLTASGGFNSDAFGSQVAISANTIFVGASDARVGANAGQGAVYVFEEPGTGWATTSTFTARLTVAGGHADDELGSSLAVSGDTVVAGSPGFGSGFEAGYVFVEPVSGWASTTAFDAKLTVPDSVGNVGFGQSVALSEDTIVVGALYARIGSNHEQGAAFVFEKPPSGWESTSAFDAELAASDGNSSDYFGASVALSGRIVAVGAPLNAGSSPFPGSAYVFVKPAGGWTTTSAFDAKLRASDTVGADSFGGAIAISDGTLAVGASGAAPGGAVYLFGGLPSPCDPGRLCVAPVAFPPAEPVDPRTP; encoded by the coding sequence ATGTCGAGCCGGCGCCGTGTCCTGCTTTCCGTTCTCACGGGTGTGATCTCGGCCGCGATCGCCGGAGCGCAGGGGCTGGATGCCTCGCGCGGGGTTCCTCCGGCGGCCCGGGAGGCCATCTCGCGGGCGATCGGGAGCGACATCTCGATCTTCCAGGAGGCGAAGCTCGGGTCGACCGCGAACGCCTCCCTCGGGATATCCGTCGCGATCTCCGGGGACACGCTCGTCGCCGGAGCGCCCTACGCTCAGCCCGCGGCGGCCTACGTCTTCGTGAAGCCCGCCTCGGGATGGGCGGACACGACGACGTTTGCCGCGAAGCTCACGGCATCGGACGGCGTGACCGACGACGGATTCGGTTCGTCCGTCGCGATCCTCGGCGACACGGTGGTCGTCGGCGCGACGCAGTTCAACATCGGGTCGAAAGGCGCCGCATACGTTTTCGTGAAGCCGGCCTCGGGGTGGAAGAGCACGTCCGCGTTCACGGCGAAGCTCACGGCCTCGGGCGGTTTCAATAGCGACGCATTCGGGAGTCAGGTGGCGATCTCGGCGAACACGATCTTCGTCGGCGCATCCGACGCGAGGGTCGGGGCAAATGCCGGGCAGGGAGCGGTCTACGTGTTCGAAGAGCCGGGGACCGGCTGGGCGACGACGTCCACGTTCACGGCGAGGCTCACCGTCGCCGGCGGCCACGCGGACGACGAGCTCGGAAGCTCGCTCGCGGTCTCGGGCGACACCGTCGTCGCGGGGTCTCCGGGCTTCGGGAGCGGCTTCGAAGCCGGATACGTCTTCGTCGAGCCGGTTTCGGGATGGGCGAGTACGACGGCCTTCGACGCGAAGCTCACCGTTCCCGATTCGGTCGGGAACGTCGGATTCGGCCAGTCCGTCGCGCTCTCGGAAGACACGATCGTCGTCGGCGCCCTGTACGCCCGGATCGGTTCGAACCACGAGCAGGGCGCGGCGTTCGTGTTCGAGAAACCCCCCTCGGGATGGGAGAGCACCTCGGCCTTCGACGCCGAGCTCGCGGCTTCCGACGGCAATTCCAGCGACTACTTCGGGGCTTCGGTGGCGCTCTCGGGTCGAATCGTGGCCGTCGGCGCGCCCCTCAATGCCGGCTCGAGCCCTTTTCCGGGTTCCGCGTACGTGTTCGTGAAGCCGGCGGGAGGCTGGACGACGACGTCCGCGTTCGACGCGAAGCTGAGGGCTTCCGACACCGTGGGGGCAGACTCCTTCGGCGGCGCGATCGCGATCTCGGACGGAACGCTCGCGGTCGGAGCCTCAGGCGCGGCTCCCGGGGGGGCGGTCTACCTCTTCGGGGGGCTTCCCTCGCCGTGCGATCCCGGACGCCTGTGCGTGGCTCCAGTGGCGTTTCCTCCGGCCGAGCCGGTCGACCCGCGGACGCCGTAG
- a CDS encoding nuclear transport factor 2 family protein — MKRREFFAAAAALLGGAYAAGEGTPPAGDAEAVKRLIADYYDVFYRKRDVEKYRLLLTDDYRLLENGEIFDAAGDIATMPGPRSRYERSDRFDFRQVRVDGSFGYAVYFLDSDITDEKHGAQKRRWLESAIVRRERGAWRVAILHSTRITATG, encoded by the coding sequence ATGAAACGTCGGGAATTCTTCGCCGCCGCCGCAGCGCTTCTCGGCGGCGCGTACGCCGCGGGGGAGGGAACGCCGCCGGCCGGCGACGCCGAGGCGGTGAAGCGGCTGATCGCCGACTATTACGACGTTTTCTACCGAAAGCGCGATGTCGAAAAGTACCGTTTGCTCCTCACGGACGACTACCGCCTTCTCGAAAACGGCGAGATCTTCGACGCCGCCGGCGACATCGCGACGATGCCGGGACCTCGGAGCCGCTACGAGCGTTCGGACCGGTTCGATTTCCGGCAGGTGCGTGTCGATGGGAGCTTCGGTTACGCGGTGTACTTCCTCGATTCCGACATCACCGACGAAAAGCACGGCGCGCAGAAACGGCGATGGCTCGAGAGCGCGATCGTCCGGCGCGAGCGGGGCGCCTGGCGCGTGGCGATCCTGCATTCGACCCGGATTACGGCGACGGGGTGA
- a CDS encoding protein kinase, whose translation MLTPGTRLGPYEILSPLGAGGMGEVYKAKDTRLGRDVAIKVLPTHLIDDPDMKARFEREARAISQLTHAHICTLYDVGSEGGVEYLVMELLEGQTLADRLEKGPLPTEQILKYGVEIADALDRAHRAGIVHRDLKPGNVMLTKSGVKLLDFGLAKAVGANEPPSELSSLPTQAPSRPLTEKGTVMGTFQYMAPEQLEGKDADARTDIFAFGCLLYEMATGQKAFTGSTQASLVSSILRDEPKPISAVAPLAPAALDRLVKSCLAKDPEDRWQNARDVRNELTWIGQTGSQPLPAAPAGAARKKNRERLAWVAAIAAAAVAAVAIAAARRLGNRITELDRPTVASVVAPQKTAVRGVALSPDGRRLVFVARDSSGASILWIRSLSSLTVQPLSGTESSSFPFWSPDSRLIGFFADGKLKRIDASGGPPQVICDAPEARGGSWSPDGVILFAPAVDGPIFRVSASGGVPSPVTKLDRARGESSHRFPFFLPDGRHFLYLVANFGAPGDFPGMGIYARSLASEKEQRVSPAHSAMAFASSSFGGREGSLVFWKDGNLFAQPFDTKALRVTGEPAPLVEDVQYFPQTQSALFSVSGNRELVYQPRAASGVSQLVWFDRSGRTIGTLGTPANQANPRISPDGKRVALDITDPQSGNTDIWIYEAAGGVPTRFTSDPALESAPIWSPDGKRVVFQSLRRSHPDLYEKASDGSGSEELLLVSERTKYPTDWSPDGRNLLFRAIDAKTNFELWVLPAGSRDPVSYLKAAFGVSHGQFSPDGRWVAYASNESGKWEIYVAPFPGPGGDWKVSSAGGAEPRWRRDGKEIFYLAPDGKMMAVPVVVESSFEAGTAAPLFQTRRRERISATDLFSYDVSADGQRFLVNTDVGEVASSPLNLLLNWTADSKR comes from the coding sequence ATGCTCACGCCGGGAACCCGACTGGGACCCTACGAGATCCTGTCTCCGCTCGGGGCCGGCGGAATGGGCGAGGTTTATAAAGCAAAGGATACGCGCCTCGGCCGGGACGTCGCGATCAAGGTCCTTCCGACGCACCTGATCGACGATCCAGACATGAAGGCCCGCTTCGAGCGCGAAGCCCGGGCGATCTCGCAGCTCACGCATGCGCACATCTGCACGCTCTACGACGTCGGAAGCGAAGGCGGCGTCGAGTATCTCGTCATGGAGCTCCTCGAAGGGCAGACGCTCGCCGACCGGCTCGAGAAGGGGCCCCTTCCGACCGAACAGATCCTGAAGTACGGCGTCGAGATCGCCGACGCGCTCGACCGCGCCCACCGAGCCGGAATCGTTCACCGGGATCTGAAGCCCGGCAACGTGATGCTGACGAAGTCGGGTGTCAAGCTCCTCGACTTCGGCCTCGCGAAAGCGGTCGGGGCGAACGAGCCGCCCTCCGAGCTCTCTTCCCTTCCCACGCAGGCACCCTCCCGTCCGCTGACCGAGAAGGGAACGGTGATGGGGACGTTCCAGTACATGGCGCCGGAGCAGCTCGAGGGGAAGGACGCCGACGCGCGGACCGACATCTTCGCGTTCGGGTGCCTGCTGTACGAGATGGCGACGGGGCAGAAGGCCTTCACGGGATCGACCCAGGCCTCGCTCGTGTCGTCGATCCTGCGCGACGAGCCAAAGCCGATCTCGGCGGTGGCGCCGCTGGCGCCGGCCGCGCTCGATCGGCTCGTGAAGAGCTGCCTCGCCAAGGATCCGGAAGACCGCTGGCAGAACGCCCGCGACGTCCGGAACGAGCTGACCTGGATCGGCCAGACGGGCTCGCAGCCCCTCCCCGCGGCGCCTGCCGGAGCCGCTCGAAAGAAGAACCGCGAGCGGCTCGCCTGGGTCGCGGCGATCGCCGCCGCGGCCGTCGCAGCCGTCGCGATCGCTGCCGCCCGCCGGCTCGGAAATCGCATCACGGAGCTCGATCGTCCGACGGTCGCTTCGGTCGTCGCGCCGCAGAAAACCGCGGTGCGCGGCGTCGCTCTCTCGCCTGACGGCCGCCGCCTCGTCTTCGTCGCGCGCGATTCTTCCGGAGCGAGCATCCTGTGGATCCGTTCCCTGAGCTCCCTGACGGTCCAGCCTCTCTCCGGGACCGAGAGCTCGTCGTTTCCCTTCTGGTCGCCCGACAGCCGTCTCATCGGCTTCTTCGCCGACGGAAAGTTGAAGAGGATCGATGCCTCCGGCGGCCCTCCGCAGGTGATCTGCGACGCGCCGGAGGCCCGCGGCGGAAGCTGGAGCCCCGACGGCGTGATCCTCTTCGCGCCTGCCGTCGACGGGCCGATCTTTCGCGTTTCCGCGTCCGGCGGTGTCCCCTCGCCGGTGACGAAGCTCGATCGCGCGCGCGGGGAGAGCAGCCATCGATTTCCTTTCTTTCTTCCGGACGGCCGTCACTTCCTCTATCTGGTCGCCAATTTCGGCGCCCCCGGAGATTTCCCGGGAATGGGGATCTACGCGCGAAGCCTCGCGAGCGAAAAGGAACAGCGCGTGTCGCCCGCGCACTCGGCCATGGCGTTTGCGTCCTCGTCGTTCGGGGGCCGCGAAGGATCGCTCGTATTCTGGAAGGACGGGAACCTGTTCGCGCAGCCTTTCGACACGAAGGCCCTGCGCGTCACGGGCGAACCTGCTCCCCTCGTCGAGGACGTCCAGTACTTCCCGCAGACCCAATCCGCCCTCTTTTCCGTGTCCGGGAACCGCGAGCTCGTCTACCAGCCGCGCGCCGCCTCGGGCGTCTCGCAGCTCGTCTGGTTCGATCGAAGCGGCCGGACGATCGGCACGCTCGGAACGCCCGCCAACCAGGCGAATCCGCGCATCTCGCCCGACGGAAAACGCGTCGCGCTCGACATCACCGATCCCCAGTCGGGGAACACGGACATCTGGATCTACGAGGCCGCGGGCGGCGTCCCGACGCGGTTCACTTCCGATCCGGCGCTGGAATCGGCCCCCATCTGGTCCCCGGATGGAAAGCGGGTCGTCTTCCAGTCGCTGCGCCGGAGCCACCCCGATCTCTACGAGAAAGCCTCGGACGGCTCCGGGAGCGAGGAGCTGCTCCTCGTCTCGGAGAGGACCAAGTACCCGACCGATTGGTCTCCCGACGGACGGAACCTTCTTTTCCGCGCGATCGACGCGAAGACGAACTTCGAGCTCTGGGTTCTGCCCGCGGGGAGTCGCGACCCGGTCTCGTATCTCAAGGCGGCGTTCGGAGTGAGCCACGGCCAGTTTTCGCCCGATGGACGCTGGGTGGCATACGCATCCAACGAGTCGGGTAAATGGGAGATCTACGTCGCGCCGTTCCCGGGACCCGGCGGCGACTGGAAGGTCTCGAGCGCCGGCGGCGCCGAACCGAGATGGCGAAGAGACGGGAAGGAGATCTTCTACCTCGCTCCCGACGGGAAAATGATGGCCGTTCCGGTCGTCGTCGAATCTTCGTTCGAGGCGGGCACGGCCGCACCCTTGTTCCAGACGCGGCGGCGGGAGCGCATCTCGGCGACCGATCTCTTCAGCTACGACGTCTCCGCCGACGGCCAGCGATTCCTGGTCAATACCGACGTCGGCGAGGTCGCCTCCTCGCCGCTGAACCTGCTTCTCAACTGGACTGCGGACTCGAAGCGATGA